From the bacterium genome, the window GGCTTTCGAATAGTCCGTCTCATGGATGGGCTTGACAAATATATTTACCATCCCGTATAGTAATTCCCCGCATAGCCAGTGTATCATCACATCGGCGGGGAGGCAAGCGTCGACCCAGCCCCAAAAGGAGCACAACGATGAAAATCATTGCATACGATCGCACGAAGCCCGGCGTCACCTACGACCAGCTCGAACCGTACCTGCCCAAAGAAGTAGCCAACGTGTGGCGGTTGTGGAAAGCCGGGATCGTGCGCGAGAACTACGCGCGCGCAGACGAGCTCGGGGTGGTGATCGTGTTCGAGGTGGACAGCGTCGAGGCCGCAAAGCGATACACCGACGACTTCCCGCTCACGAAGGCAGGGCTCATCGAATGGCTCTTCATCCCGGTCCAAGTGCCGTTTCCGATCGAGGTGTTGTTCGACGCCAAGGTCGATGCCAATGAGCCCTATGACCGCACCATGTCCGCGGGGGTCGCGCGCTAAGATGGACCGCGCCTTCAGCCTTGATATCCCCGCGACACTCGACGAGGTGTGCCATCCGAGTCGGACGGCCTTGATCGTATACGACATGCAGGTCGGGATCGTTTCGCAACTTGCAACGGGCCGCGCCGTCGTCGAGCGAGTCCGGCAGGTATTGCAGGCGGCGCGAACCGGCGGGTTCCGCGTCTTCTTCACCCGCCACATGTCCCTGCCGAACGAAGTCGCCGGAGTGAGCCAGCTGCGGCGCGCGAAGGCGTGGCAGAGCGTCGACCGCGCGGCGGACACCACGCCGGCCTTCCCACGCGATTCCGCGCAGTTCCAGATCGCTCCCGAGATTGGGCCGTTGCCCAGTGAAGGCGTTGTGGATAAGATCACGATGTCGGCGTTCGCCGGGACGTATCTCGACATCGCACTCCGTGACTGCGGGATCAACGCCTTCGCGATTGTGGGGATCGCCCTCGAAATCGGGATCGAACCGACTGTTCGGCACGCCACCGACTTGGGCTACATCCCAATCGTTGTCGGCGATGCATGTGGATTCGGTGATCCGGCCGCCGCGGAGCGAGCGCTTGCCGGACTGGCATTTGCAGGCGACGCGCTCCAGGCCGACAGCGGGAAAATGACCGAAGTATTCCGGCGTTTCGGAACAGACAGATCCTTGGTTTCGGGATCCACGCGAGGCAATACCTAGCGAAGTTTCGGCCCCTCGAATAGAGCCCTTGGCGGACACGCGTCGGCGAAAAGACCGGACTCGTCGAGTCCAAACCCCTCAGTGATATTCGTCTCGAGGACGACGACGGGGCATTGTGGAGGATCCCCCATGTGCTTCGCTCCGCGGTTCCGCTGCGCCATTTGAGCCCTAACGCTCACGGGCTCTCCGCGAAGATACCGCCCGGAAGCGAGAGGCCGGTCTTACCGTACCGCTAGAGATGCTGGAGGTCACGAAAGGGCGGGAGATACCATCATGGCGACCGTACTTGTGGCGTGGGAGGAGGAAGTGTCATGACGACCCGTGAACTGCGATCCGAGAATGACCAGAGCGGTGAACCCGCCACGTTCGCGATCGCGCCACCGATCGAGCCGATGCTCGCCAAGCTCACCGAGAAGCTCCCCACAGGCGACGGGTGGCTCTACGAGCCGAAATGGGATGGATTTCGTGCCATCGTCTTTCGCGGCAACTCGGACGTCTTCATCCAAAGTAGGGTGTTACGGCTGCTCGACCGCTATTTTCCTGAACTGCACGAGGCGTTTCTGCGAAAGGTGCCGGACGGCTGTGTCATCGACGGCGAGATCGTCGTCGTGACGCGGGACGGGCTCGACTTTGATGCGCTCCAGCTTCGTCTCCACCCTGCGGCGTCGCGTGTCGCCAAGCTGGCGAAGGAGACACCGGCAGCGTTCGTGGCTTTCGACCTACTCGCGATCGAAGGCCGCGACGTGCGTGCCGCCTCGCAAACCGAACGCCGCACCCTGCTGGAACACCTACTGACCAATGTGACACCCCCAATCTACCTCACCCCCATGACGCGCGGCCACGCAGTGGCCTTGGAGTGGCTCACGCGCTTCGAGGGCGCGGGTCTCGACGGCGTCATTGCGAAGCCAGCACACGGGACGTACGAACCGGGGAAGCGAGCAATGATCAAAGTGAAGCACATTCGCACGGCCGATTGCGTGGTGGCCGGCCTGCGCTGGCACAAGAGTGGAAACGACCGTGTGGGGTCGTTGTTGCTCGGCCTCTACGATGCGGGTGGAATGTTGCAACACGTCGGGGTGACGTCGGCCTTCACGATGGCGACACGCAAGCAGCTCGCGCTGGAGCTTGCCCCCCTCCGAAAGGGCGCCTTAGAGGACCACCCATGGCGCGATTGGGCGCCGGGCGGCGCCGGCGAGTTCGTCCGCATGCCGGGGGCCCAGAGCCGTTGGAGTGCAGGGAAGGATCTTTCGTGGGAGCCGTTGCGGATTGAGCGGGTCTGCGAGGTCCAGTACGACCACCTGCAGGGACGGCGCTTTCGTCACGCCACCATTTTTCTGCGGTGGCGGCCGGACAAGCGGCCGAGCGACTGCCGCTACGATCAACTCGAAACCGTCGCTCCGTATGAGCTCGAAAAGATCTTCGGCGCGATAGGTGGTCAGGGTTGACGGCGCTTCGGACCGGCGGGCGCCTCGTCGGGATCAAGCGGCTCCTGGTCCGGTCGCAGGCCGGGGGGCACGTGCTGTAGGTTCACCCGGATCCGTGTCCACGTATGATACCGGCCGCGCATGGAGTCGACAAGCACGTCTGCAGGCGCCAAGTGCGCTGCCGCGTCAGGGTGACGCGCCCGCCAACGCTCGAAACCGGCGAGCGCGTCCTCCTTTTGTTGCGCGCGCCCGATCTCGATGAGCGGATGCTTCGCCACACGCCGGCGAGATGGTTGCGCGCGTGAGGGTTCACCGGCGCGCTTGCGATAGTGGGGTGGCCACGGCGCATCGCCGAGGCCTTCGCGTTCATGACGCGCCGACAGGTCGAGCAGACGCGCCAGGGAGCTTGGGGACGAATCTATCGCCGCATGCCGGTCGCCCACCTCGGCGAAGCGCGGCGGCATTGTGGCGAGCGTGAAGTCGCGTGGGTCGCAGGTGTCGATCTCGTCCCACGTCAGCGGTGCCGATACGCGCGCGTCAGGCGTCGGGCGCACCGAGTACGCGGCCGCTACGGTGCGATCTTTTGCATTTTGATTGTAGTCAATGAACACACCGTGGCGCTCTTCTTTCCACCACTTGCTCGTCGCCAGGCTTGGTGCACGCCGCTCAACATCGCGCGCGAGCGCGAGGGCGGCGCGACGGACCTCGTCAAACGTCCAGCTTGGCTCGATGCGCACGACAACATGCATCCCGCGCGAGCCGGAGGTTTTCGGCCAACCGACGAGCGCGAAGTCGTCGAGGGTTGCCTGGAGCACGCGCGCGACCTCCCGCACCTGGGCCCAACTGACGCCCGGCACCGGGTCGAGGTCGATGCGGAGCTCGTCGGGATGGTCCAGATCCTCCGCACGCACCGGGTGCGGGTGCAGCTCGAGACACGCGAGATTGGCCATCCAGGCGAGCGCCGCGGCATCTCGTGGAACCACCTCTTCGGCGGTGCGTCCGGACGGGAAGCGGAGGGACACCACCTCGATCCAGGGTGGCCGTGACTGCGGCGCACGTTTCTGATAGAAGAACTCGCCTTCGATGCCGTTTGGGTAGCGCACGAGCATGTTGGGCCGCCCGCCCGCGGCGCGGAGGGCACCGTCCGATACGGCGAGGTAGTAGCGGATGAGATCCATCTTGGTGTAGCCGGGCTGAGAGAACAACACTTTCCTCGGGTTCGAGATGGCGACTTCGCGCTGACCGACGACTACGAATTCTCGCTCGGTGTCGCTGCGCATGCAGTGTCCCCCCGCGATCATATCGCAGCAACAGCACCCTATCACGCTATCCTATCCGGGCGCGAGCGCGGGCGCTCGGGTCGCGGCATATGTCTACCGATCATATGTGCGGTAGGTTAAGGGGGTCAAGCCGCCTTCAAAACCCGCCGTTGGCAAGTTTAGTGTAAGATACATCTAAGATCGCCAGTTTGATCTTATTCGATCTTATAGGAAGAGCAACGTGACCCCGCGGCTTTTGTAAAAGATTGCTGGACCCGGCTCAATGTTTTTCCTTGGGGGGGGACAGCGTCATGAGGACCATCATCACGCCCGCGGATCTGCCGCAATACGTACCGGGAGAGATCTGGCTCGATGCGGTCGACGGAAGGTGGAACGAGCTGTCGATCCGCGGCTACAAGTACAAGCCGAGCGACATCAGCGCGCCACGCCTTGCCGACTACCTTATCGTCCTCTACACAGGTGGACCCACGCGAATGAGCCGTCACGTGGACGGACCGCGCATCACGTCGGACATCGTGTTCGGCGACGTCTCGCTGCTCACGCGATCCGTCGAAAGCGAATGGTGCTGGAAGGACGATATCGAGGTCCTCCACATCTATCTCGAATCGGGGCTTGTCCAACGTGTAGTCAATACCATTTTCGACCGGGATGTTGCCGATCTGAACCTCCGCGACGTCCTCAAGGTCAGGGACGATCTTCTCACGGGGATGGGCCATATGCTCATCCGCGAGGCCAGTTCCGACCTTTCCGGAACCCGCCTCTACGCGGAATCCATTGGCCACCAGATTTGCGTCCATCTGTTACGGAATTACTTCGATCTGAAATTTGCCGGTCCCTCGCCGTCGGGGAAATTAGATCATTTGAAGATGCGACACGTGCAAGAATTCATCGAAGAGCACCTCGGCGATAACCTGACCTTGGTCTCCCTGGCCGACGTTGCAGGCGTCAGCGCTTCTTACTTCAGCCACCTGTTCCGCAACAGCTTTGGCGTCGCCCCACATCAGTATCTCTTGAAGAGACGGCTCGACCACGCTCGCGACCTGTTGCAGAACAATCGACAATCGATCGCCGAGATCGCGTCCGTTACCGGATTCAGCGACCAGAGCCACCTGACGAGGCACTTCAAGCGGCGGTTCGGTGTCACGCCTCAGCAGTGCCGTCAAGATGATAGCAGGTTTGTGTGGGGCGGTGCGCAGTACGCGCTGACAAACACCCAAGCGCTCTCCCAGCCGAGACCCGCGTAGGGAGCGCCGAGACTGACGCGGCTAGAATGTTCAAACAACGACGATCATTTTGTCCAATACAATTCGCTCTCGCCAGCATACGCTGGGGTCAGAAAGGAGGTCTTACCCAACACAGGGAGGGTGATTCGAACGAAGATCCAGGTGTCGGGTCAATTTCACATTCTTTGAGGGCGGCGAGGATGCGCCGCAGGGGAAAGACGCATGACGACAATGGTCGCCGACACCGCACTCGCATTCGTTCAGCGCTTCGTCTAACCTCTAAATCGGCGTAAGAAGCTTACCGAAGCTCACGCGTGGCAGAGGCTCGGCGCGGGAGAGACGAGTTGATGGGCGGCGGAATCCCAAATCGGACGCGCGGCGATCATTGCGATCGCCCGGCGAACCTCGAGGGGCGCGGGCATCTGCCCGGGTATCGGGCACATGCCCCCCCTCGTTGAGAGGCTGAGCGTCGAAACCGCACGTACCGCAAATGGAACTCACATAAGGGGGAGAGACATGTTAGTGCTAGCACAGATTGCCCGAAACTGGTGGGTGTTCGTGTTCCGCGGCGTTGTCGCTATCCTCTTTGGCGTGTTGGCGTTCCTGCGCCCCAGTATTACCCTCGAGGCGTTAGTACTGCTGTTCGCGTTCTGGGCGCTCTTCGACGGCGTCCTGGCCTTGATCGGTTCGGTGGGGGCAGCTGAAGCGCACGAGCCGTGGTGGCCGCTCGTGTTGATCGGGCTGCTGGGTATCGCCGCCGGCGTCGCGACCCTCAAATGGCCGGGGATTACCGCGCTAGCGCTTCTCTTGGTCATCGCCTATTGGTCGATCTTCAGAGGCATCCTCGAGATCGTCGGCGCGGTCCGCCTGAGGGATCTCATTCAGGGTGAGGGGTGGTTCATCGTCGGCGGGCTTGCCTCGATCGCCTTTGGCGTGTTGCTCATCATATATCCGGGATCCGGCCTGCTCGCCGTGGTTTGGCTGATCGGAATCTATGCCGTGATCTTTGGCATCGCGCAATTGATGCTGGGCTTTCGCCTCAAGAATCTGGCGGGCGAGCTGCCGGCCCCGACCCCTGCCCGGGCCCGCTGATCTATCCGTGCACGTACCGGTAGACGCCGTCGAGGGCCGCCTATTGCAACGGATGATGCCGGTTGCGCGAGGCCTCATCCGCCCTGGCCGACGTTTCCGCCAGGGGCGTGGGCGGCCTTTCGACGGCCGCCGCCCGGCAGCTGTGACCAGAGCCAGATTGGGTCGCTCTCGACGTGGGCCCGAGCGATAGGCTCGAGGGTCGAGTCATCCAACGGCCCGATGCCCTGACGAGGATAGGCCGTTTTATCGCCGTCTGCGTCGTTGGCGCGGTCGCGCTGTGGTTCCTCTACAAGATACGGGTGGTCCTTCTCGTTCTGATCGCCGGCATGGCTCTCGCCTATGCCCTGGCCCCGCTCGTCAAGGTATTCTCGGGCGATCGGCCGCACCTGCGCTCCCTGGGTATCACCCTGGCCTATCTCACCGTCTTCGTGGGTCTTGCGGCGGCGAGCGTACTCGGGGTTCGGCCCGTCGCCAATGACGCTCGGATCTTTGCGACGACGCTGCCGGATTCTGTCCAGCGCCTCGATGCGTGGCTCGCCCAGACTTCTGCCGGCCTTCGTCAAGCGCTTCCTCCACGGCTGCAGGCGCAGCAGGACCCCAGCACAGGCAACATTATTGCCGGGAAGGTGCAGTCGGTCGCGTCGAACCTTGGGCAGTACGTGGCGGGTATCGCCGCCCTGGGGCAGTCGTTTGCCACCCTGGCCGCCGCAGGCGCGTTGGCGCTGGTCATCAGCGTGTTCCTCCTTGGGGACCCCGCGTACTTTCGGGGGCAGCTGTTCGCGATCATTCCCGCCGCCTTCCAGGCCGATGCCGAGACCCTCTTGGGCGAGATCGATCTCGTGTTGGCCGCTTTCGTGAGAGGCCAGATCGTGATCGCCGTGGCGGTGGGCCTCACCGCCACGCTGGCGATGCAGCTGATGGGCGTGAAGTACGCCGTGATCCTCGGGTTGTTCACCGCCGTGACCCAGCTCATCCCCCAGGTTGGAGGGGCGCTAGGGATGATCGCGGCGGTCGCCTTGACGAGCCTCCAAAACCCCGTGCTGGCGATTGGGGTCTTCGTCTTGTACATGGTGCTGTATCAGATATCGGGCAACGTCTTGGGTCCGTTGGTAATGGGGCGAGCCGTCAAGCTGCATCCGCTGGTCATTCTCCTGGCGACGATGGTGGGCACCGTCCTGGGGGGAGTCGTAGGACTCCTGCTCAGTGTGCCTGTCGCCGCGGTGCTGAAGGTCGTCTGGAATTTCTTCTATCCGCGCCTCGTGCGCCGCTGGGGTCTCGAGCCCTCCGTGGACCACAACGCGCCGGCGTTGCCACCAGATCACGGTGCGGGCTCCTAAGATGCCCCGCCCCTCGTTCGTCCAGGCGGTCAAAGCATCGTTTTCCGAATCCATTGGCGATATTGTGTTCGGCATGGAGGATGGGACCGTCTCGATTTTCGGTCTCGTCTTTGGCGTCGCCGCGAGTGCCTCCAACAGTCAAACGGTCCTCCTGGCCGGCGCCACCGGGGCGGCCGCGGCGGCGGTCTCGATGATGGCCGGCACCTACCTGGATGTGGAAACGGCGCGCGGTCAAGCTCGCGCGCAGCTCGCCCAGAAACGGGCCGAGATCGCGCACGAACCCGAAAAGGAAGCCAAGGCGGTCGATGCGCGGCTGCAGGGGGCAGGGTTCACCGCGCAAGAGCGCGGCGTGATCATCACCGCGCTCAGGCGCATGCCGGACACCTGGCTGCGACTGGAATCCGATGTGATGGAGCTCGGCCCGCTGGAGAAACGCAATCCGCTCGTCCAGTCTCTGTGGATGTTCGCGGCCGATTTGTTGGCGGCGGCCATTCCTGTCATCCCCTTTGCCTTGCTTTCTTTGGGGCCGGCGCGCAGCACCTCGGTCACCATCACCGGATTGCTGCTGGTGCTCCTTGGCGTCGGCCGGGCCAAGGTCGCGCGCACCAACCTCCTGCTGACGATCTTTGAAACCGTCGGTGTCGCGACGGCCGCGGCAGTGGCGGGGTTCCTCATCGGCAAATTGGTCACGCGGTAGCGGAAAGGGGAAGTGCGGCGATGTTATTCCCACAACGCGATGAGTCCCGCTCGCTCAGCAGGTTCCCGATCGCGCTCGTCCTGATCATCGCGGCCAATGTCATGGTCTTCTTGATCGAATTGGCCTTGGGGGACAGTTTCATTCTGCGGTACTCGATGAAGCCGGCGGAGATCGCCCGCGGCGAACACCTCGAGACCCTGTTCACATCGATGTTCATGCACGCGAACTTCCTGCATATTTTCGGGAATATGCTCTACTTGTGGGTGTTTGGTGACGAACTCGAAGCGAACTACCTCGGTCCGATCCGCTTCATCCTGTTTTACTTCATCTGCGGGCTGGCGGCCGGCTTCCTGCAGATCGCCGTCAGTCCCAGTTCTACCGTGCCGAACCTGGGCGCCAGCGGGGCGATCGCGGGCGTGCTCGGGGGGTTCCAGATCGTGTTTCCGCGGGACCGCATCTTGGTCTACATCTTTCCGTTTTGGCACGCCCGCATCACCTCCTTCGTCCTGATCGGCTTCTGGTTCATCAGCCAGTTGATCAGCGGCGTGGGAAGCATCTCGTCCACCGCCCAGTCGGGCGTCGCGTACTTCGCCCATATCGGGGGATTCATCGCCGGCCTCGTGCTCATCAAGCTCTTCGGTGCGGGAAGACGCCCGGAGGGCGGGCAAGACGATCTCCAACTCGGAGGCTGAACGGCTCATGCGGACATGTAAGGAGGGAGACCCATGACCCCCAGAGAGGTGCGAAACCAAATCCGTACACGAGTAGAACAGTGGCAGGCCACCCTCGAGCAACTTCGGGCCGAGAGAAAGGACATGACGGGGGAGGCCCGGCGGGCGCAGGTCGAGCGCCTTCAGGAGTTGCAGGCGAAAGTCGCCGAAGCGGTCCGGGAGTGGCAGGCCGGTATCGATGAATACGATTCGGACCCGACCCAGACGACGCAGAAGGAGTTCGAACATCAGGTTGGGCTGCCCGAGCTCGAGAAGCAGATCACTGCGGATCTGGCCGCGTGGAAAAAGGAAGGTCATGGCGTCGGTTAGGGCGGTGACGCTCGAGGCAGGCATCCTGGATGGATGCTGAACGCCGGCGGTTGGAAGAAGCGCGAGCGCACGGTGTCCCTTGGAAAAAGTGGGGGCCCTTTCTCAGTGAGCGCCAGTGGGGAACGGTCCGCGAGGACTACAGCGAGACGGGAGACGCGTGGGACTACCTCACGCATGACCAGGCGCGCTCGCGAGCCTATCGATGGGGAGAAGATGGCTTGGCCGGCGTGTCCGACGAGGAGCAACGCCTCTGCTTCGCGCTCGCGCTGTGGAACGGCGCCGACCCGATCCTCAAGGAGCGCCTGTTCGGCCTGACGAACAGCGAAGGCAACCACGGCGAGGACGTCAAGGAATACTACTTCTACCTCGACAGCACGCCGACTCATTCGTATTGCAAATGCCTGTACAAATATCCGCAGGCGGCCTATCCGTACGACGACCTCGTTCGAACGAACCGCCAGCGCAGTCGGTATGAGCAAGAGTATGAGCTGCTGGATACGGGGATCTTTGACCACGACCGCTATTTTGACGTGTTTGTCGAATACGCGAAGGAGTCTCCCGAAGATTTGTTGATCGCCATCACCGTGTGCAACCGCGGCCCCGAGGCCGCGACCATCCACGTGCTCCCCACGTTGTGGTTTCGCAACACGTGGTCCTGGTCTGACCGGACGCCCAAGCCCACCTTGAGGCAGATTGAGGGGCCGTCCGGCATCGTCGCAATTGAGGCATCCCATCCCGACCTCGGCAATCGATACCTCTACTGCGACGGGGATGTGGCGCTGCTGTTCACGGAGAACGAGACGAACACCCAGCGCCTTTTCAACGTCCCCAACCGCACGCCCTACGTGAAGGATGGGATCAACGACTGCGTCGTGCGTGGTCGACGCGAGGCGGTGACCCCCGAGCGGAGGGGGACCAAGGCGGCGGCCCACTGGCCCGTCGTCGTCGGCGCCGGAGAGAACCGCAGGATCCGCCTCCGGCTGACGCCTGTGGCGCCCTCAACGCTCGGTGCCACCTATCCGGTCGCCGGCGGCGGTCCCTTCGGCAGCCACTTCGACGAGGTTCTGCGGCTCCGGCAGGACGAGGCGGACGCCTTCTACCGTGGAATCACGCCCGAGACGATAGGCGAAGACGCGAAGCGGATCATGCGGCAGGCCCTGGCAGGCATGCTGTGGTCCAAGCAATACTACGGTTTAGACGTCTACCGCTGGCTCCGGGAGCACGGGATCTCGATCGACTCGACGAATCGCCAGGGAATCCGCAACCGCCAGTGGTTTCATATGATCAACGACGACGTGATCTCGATGCCCGACAAGTGGGAATACCCGTGGTACGCCGCGTGGGATCTCGCCTTTCACACCATGGTCCTGGCTATGGTGGACCTTGATTTGGCCAAGCAGCAGCTTGATCTCATGCTCACCGAACTGTACATGCATCCCAACGGGCAGGTCCCAGCGTACGAGTGGAACTTTGGGGACGTCAACCCGCCGGTTCATTCGACGGCGGCGCTGTTCGTGTACAACGCCGAGAAGCAGCTGCGCGGGCAAGGCGACGTCGCGTTCCTGGAGCGGTCTTTCCAGAAACTCTTGCTCAACTTCACGTGGTGGGTGAACCGCAAGGATCCAAACGATCGGAACGTCTTCGAGGGGGGCTTTCTGGGTCTCGATAACATCGGGGTCTTCGACCGGAGTGCCCCGCTGCCGACCGGCGGCCACCTGGAGCAGGCTGACGGGACGGCCTGGATGGCCCTGTTCAGCATGAGCATGCTCGAGATTGCCCTCGAGCTCGCCCTTCACGATCCAGTCTACGAGAGCCTGGCCGTCAAGTTCGCGGACCACACGTGGCTGATCGCGGCCGCGATGGGCCGGCTGGGCGGACATAGCGATGGGATGTGGGATGAGGAAGACGGCTTCTTCTACGATGTACTGCGGTTGCCGGACGGCACCTCGACGCGGCTGCGGGTCCGATCCATCGTGGGGCTGCTCCCCCTGTGCGCCACCGCGGTGTTCCCCAAGGAGATCGTCGAGCGATACCCCATGTTCATGCAGCGGGTGCGCCGGCGCCTGGCGGCCGACCCGGAGATGCTGCAGTTCGTCGGTTTCTCGGGGGAACCCAGGGTGTCCGGGCGCAGAATCTTCGCCATACTCGACGAGGGCAGGCTACGCCGGGTCCTGACACGCATGCTGGACGAACGGGAGTTTCTGAGCCCCTATGGGATCCGGTCGGTCTCCCGATATCACGCGGAGCATCCATTCAGCGTGACCGTTCGCGGGGAAGAGTACCGAGTGGCCTACGAACCCGCGGAGTCAGCGTCGGGGATGTTCGGCGGAAACTCCAACTGGCGCGGTCCGATCTGGTTCCCGCTGAACGTGCTGATTCTTCAGGGCCTGCTCCAATTTTACGCGTACCTCGGCGATGCGTTCACGGTGGAGTACCCGACCGGCTCAGGGCGGCAGATGACGCTGTTCCAGATCGTTGAAGACATCGGGTTGCGGCTCACCCGCATCTTTCTCCGAGACGAGCACGGCCGCCGCCCCGTCTATGGCGGAGCCGAGAAGTTTCAGACCGACCCCCATTGGCGCGACCTCCTCCTCTTCTACGAGTACTTCCACGGGGACAACGGGGCGGGGATCGGCGCCAGTCACCAGACGGGCTGGACCGGTTTGGTGGCCCGCCTCATCCAGGGGCACGCAGTCCTGAGCCACGAGGGACTGCTCGAGCGTGAATCAGGCCCTGCGGCGTTTCTCTATGGGACGCGCGGCGCGCCCACATCGCCCAGCGCGCCTATTGGGTGAAACCCGGACAGCTCATCGCGCCGGCGAACGCCGCGGCTGGGCGCTGCTTGACAAGAAACACGTGTCTGATATGCTGGCCCTGGCATCCATACGAGAATACGACTGACCGAGGGGGGTGGGAAGACGCCAGACAACTTGACGTGTCCGGGATTCTCTAATCTCCCCCAGGTTCTTGGTTACTGACCGACGCAACAGACGCAGGATGTGCCGCAGCACATATCGATGATTGATCCGGGGGTGGGGAGGTGTTCAGTCCGGTCAGCGGTCAACTTCGGTTATTCCCTTCTGGCGTCCTCACACACAACGAGGCGTTTCCCGTCGTAACGGGCCTCGTGTGGCGGCATCGCACCACGCTGATCACCGGAGCCTCCAAGACCCAGCTGGCGTTGCAACTCGCCCACGCTGTAGCATCGGGTCACCCCTTCCTGGAAATGACAGTCCCTTCTCCGCTCCCTGTCCTTTACATTTGCCAGCGACTCCGGCCGGACGACTTAGCATATCGATTGAGAAACCTGACACTGTACTTTGGTGCTCCCAAAGCGGTGTTGCACCATGTTTCGACCAAGGGTGATTTTATCAGGGAGAAGCAGATCCGAGACCTCATGGACGCGCATCGCCCGGGGCTGCTCGTCCTCGATTCCCTGCTCCTCAACATCGAGACCACACCGATCATCCGTCACTTTGGCTGCGCGGTGGCCTTGGTGCATCCCTGTCAGTTGACGGCTGACGCCACTGCGGTGGTCGCGGAGGATGAGGAGGATTCGTCCGACTATCCAACGTTCATGCTGCACATCAAGCGTGGCGGTCATGAACAGTCGTTCAAGATCAGGCGGCTCGGCGCAGTGTTCACGCTTGTTTCGTGATGTCTGCTCGGCGGCCGAGGACTGCAGCACCTCCGGTGCAGCGTCCGGT encodes:
- a CDS encoding cysteine hydrolase; this encodes MDRAFSLDIPATLDEVCHPSRTALIVYDMQVGIVSQLATGRAVVERVRQVLQAARTGGFRVFFTRHMSLPNEVAGVSQLRRAKAWQSVDRAADTTPAFPRDSAQFQIAPEIGPLPSEGVVDKITMSAFAGTYLDIALRDCGINAFAIVGIALEIGIEPTVRHATDLGYIPIVVGDACGFGDPAAAERALAGLAFAGDALQADSGKMTEVFRRFGTDRSLVSGSTRGNT
- a CDS encoding ATP-dependent DNA ligase, which codes for MTTRELRSENDQSGEPATFAIAPPIEPMLAKLTEKLPTGDGWLYEPKWDGFRAIVFRGNSDVFIQSRVLRLLDRYFPELHEAFLRKVPDGCVIDGEIVVVTRDGLDFDALQLRLHPAASRVAKLAKETPAAFVAFDLLAIEGRDVRAASQTERRTLLEHLLTNVTPPIYLTPMTRGHAVALEWLTRFEGAGLDGVIAKPAHGTYEPGKRAMIKVKHIRTADCVVAGLRWHKSGNDRVGSLLLGLYDAGGMLQHVGVTSAFTMATRKQLALELAPLRKGALEDHPWRDWAPGGAGEFVRMPGAQSRWSAGKDLSWEPLRIERVCEVQYDHLQGRRFRHATIFLRWRPDKRPSDCRYDQLETVAPYELEKIFGAIGGQG
- the ligD gene encoding non-homologous end-joining DNA ligase; its protein translation is MRSDTEREFVVVGQREVAISNPRKVLFSQPGYTKMDLIRYYLAVSDGALRAAGGRPNMLVRYPNGIEGEFFYQKRAPQSRPPWIEVVSLRFPSGRTAEEVVPRDAAALAWMANLACLELHPHPVRAEDLDHPDELRIDLDPVPGVSWAQVREVARVLQATLDDFALVGWPKTSGSRGMHVVVRIEPSWTFDEVRRAALALARDVERRAPSLATSKWWKEERHGVFIDYNQNAKDRTVAAAYSVRPTPDARVSAPLTWDEIDTCDPRDFTLATMPPRFAEVGDRHAAIDSSPSSLARLLDLSARHEREGLGDAPWPPHYRKRAGEPSRAQPSRRRVAKHPLIEIGRAQQKEDALAGFERWRARHPDAAAHLAPADVLVDSMRGRYHTWTRIRVNLQHVPPGLRPDQEPLDPDEAPAGPKRRQP
- a CDS encoding AraC family transcriptional regulator, with product MRTIITPADLPQYVPGEIWLDAVDGRWNELSIRGYKYKPSDISAPRLADYLIVLYTGGPTRMSRHVDGPRITSDIVFGDVSLLTRSVESEWCWKDDIEVLHIYLESGLVQRVVNTIFDRDVADLNLRDVLKVRDDLLTGMGHMLIREASSDLSGTRLYAESIGHQICVHLLRNYFDLKFAGPSPSGKLDHLKMRHVQEFIEEHLGDNLTLVSLADVAGVSASYFSHLFRNSFGVAPHQYLLKRRLDHARDLLQNNRQSIAEIASVTGFSDQSHLTRHFKRRFGVTPQQCRQDDSRFVWGGAQYALTNTQALSQPRPA
- a CDS encoding HdeD family acid-resistance protein produces the protein MLVLAQIARNWWVFVFRGVVAILFGVLAFLRPSITLEALVLLFAFWALFDGVLALIGSVGAAEAHEPWWPLVLIGLLGIAAGVATLKWPGITALALLLVIAYWSIFRGILEIVGAVRLRDLIQGEGWFIVGGLASIAFGVLLIIYPGSGLLAVVWLIGIYAVIFGIAQLMLGFRLKNLAGELPAPTPARAR
- a CDS encoding AI-2E family transporter, with the translated sequence MGPSDRLEGRVIQRPDALTRIGRFIAVCVVGAVALWFLYKIRVVLLVLIAGMALAYALAPLVKVFSGDRPHLRSLGITLAYLTVFVGLAAASVLGVRPVANDARIFATTLPDSVQRLDAWLAQTSAGLRQALPPRLQAQQDPSTGNIIAGKVQSVASNLGQYVAGIAALGQSFATLAAAGALALVISVFLLGDPAYFRGQLFAIIPAAFQADAETLLGEIDLVLAAFVRGQIVIAVAVGLTATLAMQLMGVKYAVILGLFTAVTQLIPQVGGALGMIAAVALTSLQNPVLAIGVFVLYMVLYQISGNVLGPLVMGRAVKLHPLVILLATMVGTVLGGVVGLLLSVPVAAVLKVVWNFFYPRLVRRWGLEPSVDHNAPALPPDHGAGS
- a CDS encoding VIT1/CCC1 transporter family protein, producing MPRPSFVQAVKASFSESIGDIVFGMEDGTVSIFGLVFGVAASASNSQTVLLAGATGAAAAAVSMMAGTYLDVETARGQARAQLAQKRAEIAHEPEKEAKAVDARLQGAGFTAQERGVIITALRRMPDTWLRLESDVMELGPLEKRNPLVQSLWMFAADLLAAAIPVIPFALLSLGPARSTSVTITGLLLVLLGVGRAKVARTNLLLTIFETVGVATAAAVAGFLIGKLVTR
- a CDS encoding rhomboid family intramembrane serine protease; this translates as MLFPQRDESRSLSRFPIALVLIIAANVMVFLIELALGDSFILRYSMKPAEIARGEHLETLFTSMFMHANFLHIFGNMLYLWVFGDELEANYLGPIRFILFYFICGLAAGFLQIAVSPSSTVPNLGASGAIAGVLGGFQIVFPRDRILVYIFPFWHARITSFVLIGFWFISQLISGVGSISSTAQSGVAYFAHIGGFIAGLVLIKLFGAGRRPEGGQDDLQLGG